DNA sequence from the Neisseria mucosa genome:
AGCCACAGCGAAGCCGTCCACTGCGGATAGAGCAACAATACGCCGAACGCGATGCACACGGGCGACACCATAAACGGCAAAAACATCAGCGCGCGCAACCACGCCATTTGCCGTGCCGCCGCCGCATACAGCACGCCCAAAACCGTCGCCGCCGCCACCGCTGCCGCAGAGAAACGGATCGTGTTCCACGCAGCCGCCCACGTTTGCGCTTCCAGCAAAACCACCCACGAAGAGCCTGCCGCTGCCGCCTTGAGCCACACTGCCGCCAAAGGCAGCAGGCAGCACAGCACCAACATGGCCAATACCGTTGCCGTCAGCCATTTTTCCCAAGCCCGTACCGGCGCGCGCGGAGGCAAAGGTGAGACCGACTTATCCACCGCCACGCGCTTACTCCAATACGCATACAAACCGCCTGCCGCCGCCGTAGCCGCCAGCACCAGCCACACCAACACCGACGCACGCGCCATGTCCAACTCATACGCCACCAGCCGGTAGATTTCCACTTCCACCGTTGCAAAACGCTCGCCGCCGAGCAGCAAGGCCAGCCCGAAGCCTGAAAAACAATATAAAAACACCAAGCACGCGCCGCCGACGACCCATGCACGCACCACCGGCCATTCGACCCAGACAAACCGCCGCCACGCGTCCGCGCCCAACGATTGCGCCGAGAGCAACCGCGCCTGCGGCACACGCACAAATCCCTGATACGCCGAGCGCACCAAAACCGGCAGGTTGAAAAACACATTGCCGTAAATCAGCAGCCACGGCGTGTCCTGCCAACCTGCCGCCAGTATGCCGTGTGCGCCAAACAAGGCCAGTACGCCCATGCCTGCCACCAAAGTCGGCATCACAAAAGGCAGCATCAGCAGGCGCAAAACCGTGCGCCGTCCGGCAAAGTCCATCCGCGCCAGCACCCACGCCGCAGGTACGCCCAAAGCTGTAACCAAGACGCAGGTCAAAACTGCCTGCGCCACCGTCCAGCCCAAGCGCAGGCGCATATAGTCATCAGCCACCACTTCCGCCCAAGCGCCCTCGCCGTCGTAAAACGCCAGCGACAGCAAAGGCGCGGCCACCATGACCGCCAAGAAACCCAAAGGCAGAAGCAACAGCGCACACCGCCGAATCCAAACCTGCATCGATGCGTACCCGAGAATAAAAACGCCTATTTTAGCCCGAGTTCGGCATAGAAGGTGGTATTCCTGCCCTTGTTTTCAGACGGCCTGGGCAGCCTTACGGATAAAACCGCCGTTTCTTCAGATTTTCCAAACATTTACGAAATCCCTTCAAAAAGACAACATAATTGGTTGGGCATTTTTGTTACAATGTCGCCGATTCAAAAAAACAAACAAATCAAAAACAAGGAAACATTATGACCGCTACACGTCCACAAACCTACGATGCCGTCGCGCGCGCGTTGCACTGGCTGACCGTACTCGGTTTCATCGGCATCCTCTCCACCATTACCGTTTGGACCATCTACGATGGCGAAGAATGGGTCAAATCGCTCTTCGGCGTGCATAAATCCATCGGTTTCATCACGCTGCTGGTGATTGCCGTGCGTATTGTTTGGGCTTTGCTCAATGCATCCAAACGTCCTGCCGCCGACAGCTTTGCCGCCAAAGCAGGCCACCTTGCCCTTTACGTCCTCATGCTTGCCGTTCCCGTTATCGGCATGATCCGCCAATACGGCGGCGGCCGCGGCCCGTTGAAAGTATTCGGTGTCGAAGTGATGCAGGGTTCGCCAGAGAAAATCGAATGGATGTCCAACCTCGGCAATATGGCGCACGGCAAACTCGGCTGGCTGCTTTTTGCGCTTGTCGCCGGCCACATCGCCATGGTTGTTGTCCACCGCATTCAAGGCCACGACGTTTTGTACCGCATGATCGGCCGCCGTTCTTAAGTGTAAAACGGTAAACAGCCAAGGCCGTCTGAAAACAGTTTGACCAAGCAGAAACTGTTTTCAGACGGCCTTTTTGTATTTGTGTTAATCTGCAAAAGTAGGGCAGGCATTTTGCCTGACGTTGTCTAAATACTGTAAACCATACCGAGAAACACCATGACTGCTCCCATTCTCGCCATCACTTCCGGCGAACCGGCCGGCATCGGCCCCGACATCTGCCTCGATTTGGCTTTCGCCGACCTTCCTTGCCGCCCCGTTGTTTTGTGCGACAAAAACCTGTTGGCGCAAAGGGCCGAACAGCTTGGCAAGTCCGTCATCTTGCGCGACTTTCAAGCCCAAGCGGCTGAACCGTTGCCTAAGGGCGAACTCGAAGTCCTGCATATTCCTTTAGATGCCGAGTGTCGGGCAGGCGAACTCAATCCTGTCAATGCCGCGTATGTCCTCCGGCTGCTGGATACGGCGTATCAGGGCATTTCAGACGGCCTGTTTGCCGGTATGGTAACCGCGCCGCTGCACAAAGGCATCATCAACGATGCCCACGCAGGCAACGGCTTTTTCAGCGGCCATACCGAATACCTCGCCGAAAAAAGCCATACCGAACAAGTCGTCATGATGTTGACCGGCGGCGGCCTGCGTGTGGCGCTGGTGACCACCCATCTGCCGCTGAAAGACATTTCCGCCGCCATCACGAAGCCTTTAATCGAGTCGGTTGTCCGCATTCTTGAACACGACCTGCGCCATAAGTTCGGCATAGCCAAACCGGTCATCCTCGTTACCGGCCTCAATCCCCACGCCGGCGAAGGCGGCCATTTGGGACACGAAGAAATCGACACCATTATTCCGGCGCTTCATGCCCTGCAGGCCGAAGGCATAGACGCGCGCGGCCCTTATCCGGCCGATACCGTGTTCCAACCCTTCCTGCTTAAAGATGCCGATGCCGTCCTCGCCATGTATCACGACCAAGGCCTGCCGGTGCTCAAATACGCCGGTTTCGGCGAAGGCGTGAACATCACCCTCGGCCTGCCCTTTATCCGCACCTCCGTCGATCATGGCACGGCCTTGAATTTGGCAGGCACGGGCAAAGCCGATTCCGGCAGCCTGATGACCGCCGTCCTCGCCGCGCTCGATATGGCGCACAATATGCAGAAACAGGCCGTCTGAAACGTGGAGGTTAATTGTTTGCAGGCGTAATGTGTTCCTGTAACAGCATCATCAGGGATATTTGCCTGTCGGTTTGATGAAGCCGATAAATGTTTGGACAATAATCAGCGTTTTATTTGAAAAACGATATAAAAAAGGCCGTCTGAAGCTCCATGATTTGGGTTTCAGACGGCCTTTTGGTTTTTTGGTTTACCAAATTTCAGACAAAGTTTCTTTGACTTTGGCCTTCACTTCCGCACCGAAGCGGCGGCTGAGCATTTTGCTGAAATCGTCTTGCGGCGTGTAGTTGACCAGCTCGGGGGCTTTGACAACATCGCGGGCAACGCTGTAAATGCTGCCGAAGTCGTCAATCAGGCCGACTTGTTTGGCTTCTTTGCCGGTGTAGATGCGGCCGCTGAAAACGTCGGGATACTGTTTGTCTTTCAACCTTGCACCACGGCCGAGTTTGACGGCTTTGATGAATTCTTGGTGGATATCGCCCAACATGCTTTCCCAAATTTGGGTTTGCGCTGGGGTTTCAGGTGTGAAAGGGTCGCCCATGCCTTTGTTGCTGCCGGCGGTTTTCAGACGGCGTTTGACACCGGCTTTGTCCATCAGGCCGGTAAAGTCGAAACCGCCGCCGATCACACCGATGCTGCCGACAATACTGGAAGGGTCGGCGTAGATTTTGTCGGCTGCGGCGGCAATGTAGTAGCAGCCGGAAGCGCACATGTCTTCGGCAACGAGGTAAACAGGGATGTCTTTGTGTTCGGCTTTGAGGCGGCGGACTTCGTTAAAGGCCGTGTTGGACACGACAGGCGAACCGCCGGGGCTGTTGGCGCGGATGATGATGGCTTTGGCGTTGCCGTTTTCGTAGGCGGCTTCCATGCTGTCGCGCAGGATTTGGACTTGGTCGTCGATGTCGTTGCCGATTTCGCCGGTCAGGTCGATAACGGCGGTGTGTTCGCTGCGGGCTTGGACCGACGTGGTTTTTCCTTCTTCTTCCGCAAGGCCGAAAATCAGGCTGAGGAAGATGAGGACGGCGACGCCGCGCCAGATGTTGCGCCAAATGCGGGCGCGGCGTTGTTCTTGGTAGGCGGCGAGGAGGACTTCGCGCAGGGTGTTGCGCTCCCAGTTGTCGACGGGGGTGGAGGCTGAAGAGGGTGTGTTTTGGGCATCGCCTTCACGGTGGATTCGGTATTGCATGATGTGATGTACTTTCGTGCAGGCCGTCTGAATGTTCAGACGGCCTGATCGGTTTTAGTTGATGGAATAGCCGCGCAGGTATTGCGTGCGTTCGCGGGTCATGCGGGTTTCACACTGCAGGCGCAGGTATTCTGCTTGTGCAGCGTTGTCTGCAGACGCGGCGGCTTGTTGGCAGTTGAGTTTTTTGCTTTGAATCCAGGCGCGTTGCTCGCCGAGGATTTGTTGTTTGACGTCGCTGTCCATGCCGCCCCAGAGGTCGTTGATCTCGCCGTCCGCCTGACGGTTTTGCGCGCGCGCGTTGTCAAGTTCGCTTTGGCTGAGGCCGGGCGGCTCGTTGCGTTGGGTTTCATGGTCGGGGCGCAGGACTTCGTAATCTGAATCGTCGCCGTCATCGGTCAGGCCGGCAGCCTGGCTGGTGGCGTTGTTTTCAAGGATGTCTTGCGGATTGAGGGTGGGCGGTTCTTCCGTGTTTTGGTTTTGCAGCAGTTTGATGGCCTGCTCTTTGGACACGGGTTTGCCGTCTATCATGACGATGCTTTTCACGCCGTAGGGCAGCAGGGTGGCGGAAAGGGTTTGGGCGGTGGAACTCAGGGTATTGTCTTCGAAAACCGGTTTGCCGTCTTTGTCGGGGGTGTAGAGCAGGGTGGTGCTGAACGTGTTGTTTTCAAAGGTCAGGTTGCTGCCCATCAGTTTTTGTTCGAGCATGTCGGCCAACGGGGTGCTGCCGTAAATCAGCGGGCTGTTGTCTATGGCTGTTTTGAGGATGGTGTCGGGAATACGGATTTTGAGGTTGGCGCGGCAGATGGCTTTGCCGTCGTCTTCGGTTTCTTTGGGGTCTTCAAGCAGGGTTTCTAATTCGAGGCCGGCGGCGATGATTTTGTCGGCATCGACGAATTGGCGGTTGTCATTGCGGGCAAAGGAGCGCGCTTGTTGTTTGAGGGTGTCTTCGATGGTGGTACGGATGTTTTGCAGTGTGGCCGGTTGGGCGCAATCAAGTGCGGCTTTGGGCTCTTCTTTGCTGCATGCGGCAAGCAGAATCGTGCTTAAAATCAATACGGAAGCGGTTTTTTTGTACATGTGTACTCCTGAAGGTGACGGCCTTTCAGACGGCCTGACGTGCCTATCATAGCAAAAGCACTTGCTGCAAGTAAATGCGGCAAGTGCTTTTCTATGTCGGACGTATCAGCCTTTGATGACGCTGACGAAGCCGGAGAGGATGGCGGCGTTGAGCAGGTCAACGAAGAACGCGCCCACCATAGGCACAATCAAGAAGGCTTTGTGCGAAGGGCCGAAAGTTTGGGTAATGGACTGCATGTTGGCAACGGCAGTCGGGGTGGCGCCCAAACCGAAGCCGCAGTGGCCGGCTGCCAAGACGGCGGCGTCGTAGTCGCGGCCCATGAAGACGTAGGTAACGAAGGTTGCGTACAGAATCATCACGACGGTTTGTACGGCCAGGATGATGGTTACCGGGCCTGCCAGACCGGTCAATTCCCACAGTTTCAGGTTCAAAAGAGCCATGGCGAGGAAGAGCGACAGGGAGGCGTTACCGAATACGTCGATGGCGCGGTCGAACATATTGACTTTGAAGGTTGCAGTCAGGACGTTGCGGATGACCACGCCGGCAAACAGACACCATACGAATTTAGGCAGGTCGAAGAAGGCTTTGTCGTAGCCGTCGACGATTTCGGCAAAAGCCAAACATGCGGCAAACATCGCGAGTGTTTCGACAGCGGAGTCAGCCGTAATCAGACGGGTACGTTGTGCTTTTTCGAAGACGTCGTCGGTTTGGTCGTTGTCAACTGGTTTTTTATTTGTTTCCAGAGGTTTGCGACCCATTTTGTTGATCAGGCGACGGGCAACGGGACCGCCGATCAGGCCGCCGAATACCAGGCCGAAGGTGGCGGAAGCCATACCCAATCCGGTAGCGCCGGTCAGGCCGAATTTGCTTTCAAAGTCAGGACCCCATGCGCCGGCTGTACCGTGACCGCCGGTCAGGGTAATCGAACCGGTAATCAGGCCAATCAGCGGATCCAAGCCCAATGCGCTCGCCAAGCCGACACCGACGAAGTTTTGGACGATGATGAATGCACCCACCACGGCGGTAAAGATAACCAAAGGCAGGCCGCCCGCTTTCAAACGGGAGAAGTCCGCGCTCAAACCGATGGATGTAAAGAAGATGAGCATGAACGCATCTTGCAGCGGTTTTTCAAATTTGAAGCTGACGCCGTAGGCTTCGTGCAGGGCGAACAGGACGATAGCGGCAACCAGACCGCCGGCGACCGGCTCGGGAATATTGAAGTCTCGTAAGAATTTGATTTTTTGAACCAGAAATTTACCAACCAGCAACACGAGCGTGGCGGCAATCAGTGTGTAATAACTGTTGAATTCCCATTCCATGTTGTTTCACCTCCTAGAAATGTTTTTCCGAGTATCCGTTTCTTTCCGGATGCAGTGTGTTTCAACGCTTGGCGTTATCCGCCGAGTGTCATGGTATTGATGCGCGGACAAGGTGTTTCCGAAAAGAAATGAAAACGATGGCTTGTCCGTGAAAAATAACTGGCAAATATTAGGGGAATAGTTAAAGATTGTCAAAAAATGCGTGTGTAAATCTTTTCAGACGGCCTTTTTCCCGATGGCATGATGCGCTTCGCGGCGCCATTGTTCCAAGAGGGATGTTAATAACCCGGCCGAGGTATGCCCGTTGCCGATGGCGGCCTGCAGCCAGTAGCAGGCAGTCGGGACATGGCAGCTTACACCTTGCCCGTGATAGTAAAAACAGGCGAGGTGGTATTGGGCGGAAGGGTGGTTTTGTTCGGCAGCAATGGCGTACCAGTGGGCGGCCGCCCGAGGGTCTTGCGCCGTGCCGAGGCCGTAATGGTAGATGCGGCCCAAGGCTGCCGCCGCGTTTTTGTGGTGGAATTCGGCCGCTTCCATGTAATTTTTGCGCGCGGCATTGTAGTCGGCAGGACGGCCGATGGCGCGGGCCTGTGCTTCCGCCAAGCGATATGCGGTCTCGGTTTGTTGCTGTTGCAGGGCGGCTGTTTTGATTTGTTCGTATTGTTGCGGATGGTACAGCGCGGCATCGCTGACAAGTTTTTGTGCGGCGGCGGCAGAACCCAGCGTAGCGGCACGGTGGTAGTAATCATGTGCGACATGGTTGTCGGCTTTGATGCCGAGGCCGTAGCGGTAGAGGTCGCCCATGATTTTCAGGGCTTCGGGATGGTTTTTCTCGGCGGCGGCTTTGGCGTAGCGTGCCGCTTGGAACGGGTCTCGTTCGGAAAGTTCGCCGGTCAGGGCGTATTGGGCCAGCTTGGCTTGAGCTTCCGCTTGTTCCTTGTCGGCGGCACGACGATACCATTCCAAGGCTTCGGGTCGGCGTTGGGCGGCAAGAAGGTCGGCCAGCAGGGTTTGTGCGGCGATATGGCCGGCTTGCGCGGCTTGTTCGAGGTATTGTTCAGCTTGTGCGTGGTCGGGACTGATGCCTGTGCCGTAGAAGTAGATTTGACCGAGTTGCCAACAGGCGGCAGTCACGCCGAGGGCGGCCGCTTTTTCGTATTGTTCGACGGCTGTTGCAACGTCGCCTTGGCGTTGATGATGGCGCGCCAGATGGTAATACGCGGGCGCGGCATATCGGGCGGCGGCAAGCTCCGCCCAGTAGAGGGATTGTGGGTCGTTACGTTGCGCGTGGTAACGCATGAGGATTAATTGGGCTTCTGGGTGTCCCTGCTCACCCAGCCAAGCATATTCGTTGAGGAGCTGTCCGGTCGGGGTGCCGTTGTGTTCGCGCTGTTGCAGCAGGGAGAAGAGTGCTTTGGGATGGCGTTGGGCCGCGGCGGCTTCCAACCATGAAAGTGCCTGCTCCGGTTGGCCGTTTTGCAGCAGATGGTTGCCCAATACGAAAGCAGCTTCCGCATAACCCTGCTCTGCCGCCTGTTGCAACAGGGGCAGGGCTTGGGCGGTATGGGATTGTTCCAAAAGGGCGGCGGCTTGCCGGTAGAGGATTTCAGGAGCGGCGGTCATGGTTTGCGGGCGGATAAAGTGGAAGACGGGTGCTGCGGCATATAGGCGGCGATGCCGGTCGATGGCTTTGTAAAAAATAGGATTTGGCACAGTTTTGCAGTTGCCTTAGCGGTCTGCCTTTAAAGATGTTTGGCTTGTTGTATTATTTTCCTGGGAAAACATCTCTATTCAGTACGTTACAAAGCTTTCGGCTTGAGTCGGCATGCGTTCATGACAGCTTGGTCATTATACTGTTTTTGTAATTTATTGTTAATGATAAATGCGGTTTTTTATGGTTTGTTTACATGACGGTGTTAGGGGATTGATTGTTTCAGGCCGTCTGAAAAACATTTCAGACGGCCTGAATTATTTTTGCTAAGTCAGGTTGTCAGAGTGGAAGAGTCAGAGGTTTTTTTGTCAGGGAAAAACACCTGGCTGTAGAAGTTGCCGTTAATTTGGGTTACGTTGAGGTGGTACATACGGTAGGCATGGAACAGGTCGCTGTCAGGCGGCGTCGGATGATTCCAAAATTCTGCCAAGGTATTTTGGTCGGTTATGCCGGGAATGTCGTAATGGGCGCGGCCGAGGACTTTGACAGGCATGTTGTGGATCAAGCCGGACAGGCCGCTGGTGCTGTTGATGGTAACCATGCCGAGGCCGTGGCGCAGGAAAACGGGCAGGGGGACGTCGTGGACGTAAGTGATACGGCCTTTGAGTTTGGGGTGTTTTTTGATAAAGCGCTTGATGTCGCGCGAGTAGTCGATAAAGCCTCGGTCCATCGGATGATGCTTGATGATGAGGTTGGTATCGGCAGGCGCATGCGCGGCAAAGGAGGCTAAAACATGGAGCAGGAAGCTGCGGACACTGGAAAAGTCGCAATGGATACGGACTTGGCTGTCGTTGAATACCTGCAAGGGAACAATAAAAAATTTGCCGTATTTGCCCGCCTCCACGCGTTTGGCGATTTGGATGTCTTCGATATAGTAGTTCAAACGCTTGAGGATGGAGATCGACCACAGTTTGAGGTAATGGCCGGCATTGGATGCGCGGTGGTGGATGTAGTTCGGGTATTTGTTCGGGTTGCGGAACAATTCGATATAGTAACGGACGGCGTTTTTGGCCATGGGCGTAAACCCGCCGCGTACCGGTGTCGGCGCTTTGTATTCTTGCTGGGCCAGTTTGGGGAATTGTTCCAGAAAAAAGTCGGCACGGCGCGGCAACGGAGAAAATGCGTTGACGCCGTCTTTTTCTAAGGTGATGTAGTAGGGGCGGAAATAGCCTTCTTCAAATACCCAGAAACTGGCTTGGTTTTCGTTTGCAATTCGTTTGGCCAGGAGATGGTAGGGACGTGTGTCGCCAAAGCAGACAACGGCCTGGATGTGATGTTGAACGATGTATTTTTGCAAAAACTCAGGAAAGGCATCGTAGCTGTCGTTAAATGCAACGGTATGCGCTTGAGTAGGCGGATAAAAATAGTCGTCGCCTGCATTAAAGTTGAATTTATGTACGGTTTTACCGTTTGCGGTCAGCCAGCCGGCGAGGCGCTGAAAAAAATCGCCGACAGGGCCTTGAAGCAGCAGGATGTTTTCTGCGCTTTCAAGCAGGCTTTGCAGGTTGTTTTGGAGGACGGGCTGTTTCATGTCGCAATGTGATTTTGTTTTTTGTGTAATAGTTTTGGGTTGAACTTTTAAGCATACGCCAAGCGTATTAACGATGCAAAAGCAATGATGTCGCAATTGAAGCCGGTTTATGACATATTGTTAATTTTGATGGCATTTATTTAAAAGATCGATATAGTTGTTTGATTTTACCTAATTTTTTGGCAAAGTACCCACGATGTAATCCGTTGTTGTTTTTTTGCATATTTTTTTGTCGTATCAGGATTTGGGCTGCAGTTTCCGCATTGATGGCCTGATGGGTTTCGGGGTGGATGTAGTCGGGATAGTGGATGAGCGTGCCGGCAATCAGCTGCCAAAGCTCAAGCCTGCGGCTGCGGCGCGGAATGGGGAGCAGATCTTGGGTAAGCCCCCAGCCTGCGTAAAAAGGCAGACCGTAGCAGCTGACTTTTTTGCCGCGCAACAGGGCTTCAAAACCGGTCAGCGAAGTCATGGTGTGAACTTCGTCTGCGTGTTGGAGACAAGTCAGGATGTCGGCTTGTTCGGCAGTTTGGTCAGCATATCGTGCCGTATCTTCAGGGGAGATATGGCCGATACGGTTACCGCTGACTACATCGGGATGCGGTTTGTAGATGATATAGGCGTTGGGGTTTCGTTCGCGTACGGTACGGAGCAAATCCAGATTGCGGTAGATTTGGGGCGAACCGTAGCGGATAGACGCATCATCTTCAACCTGGCCGGGAACGAGGATTACGGTTTTGTCGGTTGACGGGGCGGTGAAGTCTGAGCTGCCGACGTTGTATTTGCTGATGTGGTTTTCGGTCAGCATTTTTTGCAGCTTCAAGGCCGTCTGAAAGTCTTGATCGTCGAAGTTTTGGTTTTGCAGGATGTGTTCAAGACGGGACGGGGTTTCGGCATTGAAATAAATGCCCATATCGTCGGTAACGAGCGACAGCGGCGGGACTAAATTAGAACCGAGTCCGACCGAGCGGATAAAGCCGTCTTCCATGCGCAGCAGGGGGATGTGGCGTTGTTCGGCAAAACGGACGATGGCCTCTTTGCCGTTGCCCCAGGCAAGGATGCGTGCATCGTCGGACAGTTTGACCCCGGCCAGTTTTTGGGTGGAAGAGATAAATTTCAGACGGCATGAAGGTACGTTAAAGAACGGTTTGGCAACCGCGCGTTTCCACAAAGACATGCCGACGCAATATAACTCGCCACGCAATTTGTCGTTTTTGCGTTTGACCGTCGCCAGATAGTCGATAACATCCAAGAGGCTGCCTGCTTCGCCGGTATTGGGGTTGAGATAGCGACTGTATTGCAGATAGGCTGCGGCGAAGAGTTGCAGCAAGTTGCGGGTGGCGCGGCGTTGGGTTTGGACAAGGCGGTTGATTTCAGGATGGCGGTCGTCGCTTACGCCCCATCCGGCATACCACGGCAGGCCGAAGGTGGTCAGCGGTTTGCCGCACAAAAGCGCCTCAAAACCCATTTGTGAGGTAACGCAATAAACTTTATCGACGTTTTGCAACAAAGAAATCGGATTGATGTCTTCTGCCAGAAGATGGACGCGGTGTTGCTGCGCCAGCCGGGTCAGATAGCCTTGTTTTTTGCCGCACAAAACATCGGGATGGGTTTTGACCCAGATATCGGCTTGCGGGTTTTCATTCAAGGTCGTCTGAAACATCAGTTCAAACGCAGAGGCGTCTGCGCTGCCATACTGGATAGCCATATCGCCGAAGGTTTGGTCGATGATGAGGACAGTTTCAGGCTTGGATGGGGAACGTAAAGGATGATCGTCTGAAAGTTCGGGCGCGTGGTTGTATTTGGATAGATGATGTCTCAGGATGAAATCCATCGCCTGCTGAGCCTGAGCCAAGGTTTCAGACGGCATGGTATCGGCGGCAAGAATCAGTTGTTCCAAACGCGAAGGACGCGTGGTGTCGTAGTAGATGCCGATATCGTCATAGACGATGGAGTAGGGCGGATAACCGACGACACCCAGTCCGACTGAACGTAAAAAGCCGTCTTCAAGATTGAGCAGGGGCAATCTTAAGATATGTGCTAATTTTCTGCGTTTGGGATGTTTCTTGCCCCAAAATACTGCGGTCTTATCCGTTGAAATTTTGTCTAAAAATTTGGTTAGCAAGAGACGTTGTTTAAATAGGCCGAATGTTGAAAAAATCATTTAAATTATTATGTTATCTATTAAATATCATTAATGTGAAAATTTATTTTGCCTCTATTTCAAAGTAAGTGTCCATAAAATTACGGAAATGTAGGGCATAGTTTTTATCCGCATTATTACTGCTTGAATCGTTAATGCAGAAGGAGTGGGGCATATGAAGGTATTTTTTCTTGAATAACAATTTCTTATATTGAGTCTGGGCGTGTGAACTGCGTATATTGAAATAGTAGCAAATTTCACGTTTCGGTGTGGCATATCCGTCAAGGTACATCAACCAAGGTACTAAAAAACTGGCCATATTGAGTTCAGAATTATAGCGTACCTTGTTATTTAGAAAAGAATTTATTTCATCTTCAAATAATGACCATGCTTTTTGAAAGGATGTTTTCCGTAGTGGAACGTAAGTATGTACCAACGGTGTATTGATATTAATTGTCGGATAATGTCTTTTTAAGAGCTTTAATGCGTGTTCTGATGCGGTCAATGTCGGTGTGATTAGACCCCGTTGACGCATTTTTTGAAAACTTTTATTGGCAACAAATAGGGAAGCCAAGCCATTATTTTCAAAAAAGTGGTTAGGCGTCAGTGGTCTTGCAACAAAAACATCATCATTGAAATAAATAAAATGTTCACTTAAATCTGGAATTTTATATAAGTTTGCTTCAATAACGTGGGAATTGAACGTTGGTAAGTATTTGGCATCAATAATTTGCGAATGATTGATTAATTTAATTTTAGAATGGGTGTTTTCATCTAACCATTTGGGTTTTTGATCCGCCGTTACAATAAAAATATTGCGGACCCACGGCATAAACTTCTGTACGGCCTGTACTGAATAAAAAAGTTCATTATGGTTGGAAAAGCGGGCAGGGTCGGTCGCATACAGGCCGATATCTTCCTGATCAATGGGTTGCAGGGTACGGTAATACTGTTCTTGCCATGCTTTATCGGTATTGTCGACCCAAGTAAAAACAACATCGATGGGAAAGTTTGGCAAAACGTTTTCTGTGAGTGATGCAAGATTGGCATCTGCATTGATCAGAGTGAATTCTTCAGTTTCAGGAATAGGCTGTTCTACATTATAAGGAGGAAAGCGTTTATTTAGAAAATCCCTAAAGAAAATATGGGGCTCTCTAAAAAATTTTCTAATTTTATTTAAATTCATTTGAAACTTTCTAATACTACAAAATAGAAACAGTTGATTCTGTTATGTTTTGAAGTTATCCAAACGTGACTGCTTCGGCCAATACTTTGCCTGCCAAGTCTTTAGGCGACAGGTTCGGCTCGCCTTGC
Encoded proteins:
- a CDS encoding tetratricopeptide repeat protein, with product MTAAPEILYRQAAALLEQSHTAQALPLLQQAAEQGYAEAAFVLGNHLLQNGQPEQALSWLEAAAAQRHPKALFSLLQQREHNGTPTGQLLNEYAWLGEQGHPEAQLILMRYHAQRNDPQSLYWAELAAARYAAPAYYHLARHHQRQGDVATAVEQYEKAAALGVTAACWQLGQIYFYGTGISPDHAQAEQYLEQAAQAGHIAAQTLLADLLAAQRRPEALEWYRRAADKEQAEAQAKLAQYALTGELSERDPFQAARYAKAAAEKNHPEALKIMGDLYRYGLGIKADNHVAHDYYHRAATLGSAAAAQKLVSDAALYHPQQYEQIKTAALQQQQTETAYRLAEAQARAIGRPADYNAARKNYMEAAEFHHKNAAAALGRIYHYGLGTAQDPRAAAHWYAIAAEQNHPSAQYHLACFYYHGQGVSCHVPTACYWLQAAIGNGHTSAGLLTSLLEQWRREAHHAIGKKAV
- a CDS encoding capsular polysaccharide biosynthesis protein; the protein is MIFSTFGLFKQRLLLTKFLDKISTDKTAVFWGKKHPKRRKLAHILRLPLLNLEDGFLRSVGLGVVGYPPYSIVYDDIGIYYDTTRPSRLEQLILAADTMPSETLAQAQQAMDFILRHHLSKYNHAPELSDDHPLRSPSKPETVLIIDQTFGDMAIQYGSADASAFELMFQTTLNENPQADIWVKTHPDVLCGKKQGYLTRLAQQHRVHLLAEDINPISLLQNVDKVYCVTSQMGFEALLCGKPLTTFGLPWYAGWGVSDDRHPEINRLVQTQRRATRNLLQLFAAAYLQYSRYLNPNTGEAGSLLDVIDYLATVKRKNDKLRGELYCVGMSLWKRAVAKPFFNVPSCRLKFISSTQKLAGVKLSDDARILAWGNGKEAIVRFAEQRHIPLLRMEDGFIRSVGLGSNLVPPLSLVTDDMGIYFNAETPSRLEHILQNQNFDDQDFQTALKLQKMLTENHISKYNVGSSDFTAPSTDKTVILVPGQVEDDASIRYGSPQIYRNLDLLRTVRERNPNAYIIYKPHPDVVSGNRIGHISPEDTARYADQTAEQADILTCLQHADEVHTMTSLTGFEALLRGKKVSCYGLPFYAGWGLTQDLLPIPRRSRRLELWQLIAGTLIHYPDYIHPETHQAINAETAAQILIRQKNMQKNNNGLHRGYFAKKLGKIKQLYRSFK
- a CDS encoding stealth family protein, with product MNLNKIRKFFREPHIFFRDFLNKRFPPYNVEQPIPETEEFTLINADANLASLTENVLPNFPIDVVFTWVDNTDKAWQEQYYRTLQPIDQEDIGLYATDPARFSNHNELFYSVQAVQKFMPWVRNIFIVTADQKPKWLDENTHSKIKLINHSQIIDAKYLPTFNSHVIEANLYKIPDLSEHFIYFNDDVFVARPLTPNHFFENNGLASLFVANKSFQKMRQRGLITPTLTASEHALKLLKRHYPTININTPLVHTYVPLRKTSFQKAWSLFEDEINSFLNNKVRYNSELNMASFLVPWLMYLDGYATPKREICYYFNIRSSHAQTQYKKLLFKKKYLHMPHSFCINDSSSNNADKNYALHFRNFMDTYFEIEAK
- a CDS encoding capsule biosynthesis protein, which translates into the protein MKQPVLQNNLQSLLESAENILLLQGPVGDFFQRLAGWLTANGKTVHKFNFNAGDDYFYPPTQAHTVAFNDSYDAFPEFLQKYIVQHHIQAVVCFGDTRPYHLLAKRIANENQASFWVFEEGYFRPYYITLEKDGVNAFSPLPRRADFFLEQFPKLAQQEYKAPTPVRGGFTPMAKNAVRYYIELFRNPNKYPNYIHHRASNAGHYLKLWSISILKRLNYYIEDIQIAKRVEAGKYGKFFIVPLQVFNDSQVRIHCDFSSVRSFLLHVLASFAAHAPADTNLIIKHHPMDRGFIDYSRDIKRFIKKHPKLKGRITYVHDVPLPVFLRHGLGMVTINSTSGLSGLIHNMPVKVLGRAHYDIPGITDQNTLAEFWNHPTPPDSDLFHAYRMYHLNVTQINGNFYSQVFFPDKKTSDSSTLTT